A DNA window from Bacteroides cellulosilyticus contains the following coding sequences:
- a CDS encoding GH92 family glycosyl hydrolase produces MFDWKNLSIILLVVALMLNGCDNHVDEKDGLSTYVNPFIGASTSISAAGAYHGLGKTFPGATTPFGMVQVSPNTISGGDNSSGYSYEHNTIEGFALTQMSGVGWYGELGNFLVMPTTGTLQTVAGKEDGSIKGFRSAYSKKFEKAEAGYYYTELTDYGIKVETSATPHCGIMKFTYPQNKLSRIQIDLARRVGGTSRFQHLEVLDKYHISGYIQCTPEEGGWGNGEGNVSYMLYFYGEFSKPLEKYGFWSADIPNGWVRKRDEVQSWKYLQRVAQAEIIKGKKQFSGKHIGFFSDFETYENEEVTLKVGISFVDVEGARKNFEKEIEGMDFQTVRKRAVDSWDKALAKIKVKGASENEKIVFYTSLYHTMIDPRIFTDIDGRYVGGDGEIYRADGFTKRTVFSGWDVFRSQMPLQTIINPDLVNDELNSLITLAAESGREYFERWELLNAYSGCMLGNPALSVLADAYRKGIRNYDTDKAMRYAINSSNKFTSWKIGYDTTALCISNTLEYAYADWCAAQYAKDLGYDIEADTLLTRSQMYRNVFDPSKKWFRPRKANGDWVKWPEDGILREFYGCMECNPLQQGWFVPHDLRGLTELLGGKESILKKLEDFFSKTPKDMLWNAYYNHANEPVHHVPFLFNRLGKPWLTQYWVRFICNNAYFNSVEGLVGNEDAGQMSAWYVLASSGLYPICPGDNRYEIASPVFSEISFEVPATNKIFTIKAHNNSVENVYIQSAKLNGVNYNKCYLTHGDILNGSTLELFMGDKPNEKWGLDP; encoded by the coding sequence ATGTTTGATTGGAAGAATTTGAGTATTATACTCTTAGTAGTGGCTCTGATGTTGAATGGCTGTGATAATCATGTGGATGAAAAGGATGGGTTATCTACTTATGTGAATCCCTTTATTGGAGCAAGTACTAGTATTAGTGCCGCTGGTGCTTATCATGGATTAGGAAAGACTTTTCCGGGTGCCACAACCCCTTTCGGTATGGTGCAAGTAAGCCCGAATACGATTTCGGGTGGAGACAATAGTTCCGGTTACAGCTATGAGCATAATACCATTGAAGGTTTCGCCTTGACACAGATGAGTGGTGTAGGATGGTATGGCGAGTTGGGTAATTTTTTGGTAATGCCTACTACTGGAACTTTGCAGACAGTAGCAGGAAAAGAGGATGGTTCGATTAAAGGGTTTCGTTCAGCTTATTCTAAAAAGTTTGAAAAAGCTGAAGCCGGATACTATTATACTGAACTCACAGATTATGGGATTAAAGTCGAGACATCGGCCACTCCCCATTGTGGTATCATGAAATTTACTTATCCGCAGAACAAGTTGTCACGTATCCAAATAGATCTTGCCCGTCGTGTGGGAGGAACTTCCCGCTTTCAGCATCTCGAAGTATTGGATAAGTATCATATATCCGGTTATATCCAATGTACCCCCGAAGAAGGGGGATGGGGGAATGGTGAGGGAAATGTTTCTTACATGTTATATTTTTATGGGGAATTTAGTAAACCATTGGAAAAATATGGCTTTTGGAGTGCTGATATACCTAATGGATGGGTGCGTAAACGTGATGAGGTACAAAGTTGGAAATATTTGCAACGAGTGGCACAAGCCGAAATTATTAAAGGTAAGAAACAGTTCTCGGGCAAGCATATTGGTTTCTTTTCAGATTTTGAAACTTATGAAAATGAAGAGGTGACACTTAAAGTCGGAATATCTTTTGTAGATGTCGAAGGGGCTCGGAAGAATTTCGAGAAAGAAATTGAAGGTATGGACTTCCAGACAGTACGTAAACGTGCTGTAGATTCATGGGATAAAGCATTGGCTAAAATCAAAGTGAAGGGAGCCTCGGAAAATGAGAAGATTGTTTTTTATACCTCGTTGTACCATACCATGATAGATCCTCGTATATTTACTGATATAGATGGACGCTATGTAGGAGGCGATGGTGAGATATATCGGGCTGATGGGTTTACTAAACGTACGGTATTTAGCGGTTGGGACGTATTCCGTTCTCAAATGCCATTGCAAACTATAATTAATCCGGACTTGGTAAATGATGAATTGAACTCTTTGATAACCTTGGCGGCAGAAAGTGGGCGTGAGTATTTTGAGCGTTGGGAATTGTTGAACGCTTATAGCGGATGTATGTTGGGTAATCCGGCTTTGTCGGTTTTAGCTGATGCTTATAGAAAGGGAATCAGGAATTATGATACTGACAAAGCGATGCGTTATGCCATAAATTCATCAAACAAATTCACTTCGTGGAAGATTGGTTATGATACGACTGCTCTGTGCATATCCAATACGTTGGAGTATGCCTATGCTGATTGGTGTGCGGCGCAGTATGCCAAAGATTTGGGATATGACATTGAAGCTGATACCTTGTTGACTCGTTCACAGATGTATCGTAATGTTTTTGATCCTTCGAAAAAATGGTTTCGTCCTCGCAAGGCAAATGGAGATTGGGTGAAGTGGCCGGAAGATGGTATATTACGTGAGTTCTACGGTTGCATGGAGTGCAATCCATTGCAACAAGGATGGTTTGTACCACACGACCTACGAGGTTTAACAGAATTGCTTGGAGGTAAAGAAAGTATTCTGAAAAAACTGGAGGATTTCTTCTCCAAAACTCCTAAAGATATGTTATGGAATGCTTATTACAATCATGCTAATGAACCGGTGCATCATGTGCCATTCTTGTTTAATCGTTTGGGTAAACCTTGGTTGACGCAGTATTGGGTCCGTTTTATTTGTAATAATGCTTATTTCAATTCCGTAGAGGGTTTGGTAGGTAATGAGGATGCCGGGCAAATGTCGGCTTGGTATGTATTGGCTTCTTCCGGATTATATCCGATATGTCCTGGCGACAACCGTTATGAAATAGCTTCTCCGGTATTTTCTGAAATATCTTTTGAAGTTCCTGCCACCAATAAGATTTTTACCATAAAGGCTCATAACAATTCTGTAGAGAACGTATATATACAATCTGCCAAGCTGAACGGTGTGAATTATAATAAATGCTATCTGACACATGGAGATATATTGAATGGCTCGACTTTGGAGCTTTTTATGGGTGATAAGCCAAATGAAAAATGGGGACTGGATCCGTAA
- a CDS encoding RNA polymerase sigma-70 factor → MEVEKKFSEIYSSYYPRLCRFATEYVGNVEDAENLVQDTFVYLWNNSTSLDTVVNLKAFLFVLIKNRSIDFLRQQLRKGRTSYYLLETMEYELNLEALEAVDENLVLDTDLEQRIHEAIQSLPEKCREIFILSRVEGLKYSEIAEKLHLSISTVDNQIGIALKKLRVQLKDFLPLLMFLL, encoded by the coding sequence ATGGAAGTAGAAAAAAAGTTTTCGGAAATATATAGTTCTTATTATCCGAGATTATGCCGTTTTGCCACAGAATATGTAGGCAATGTGGAAGATGCTGAGAATCTGGTACAAGATACATTTGTGTATTTGTGGAACAACTCTACTTCTCTTGATACTGTAGTTAATCTCAAAGCTTTTCTATTTGTCTTGATTAAGAATCGTTCGATTGATTTCTTGAGGCAGCAACTGCGTAAAGGACGAACTTCTTATTATTTGTTGGAAACAATGGAGTATGAATTGAATCTGGAAGCTTTGGAAGCAGTGGATGAAAATTTAGTGTTAGACACTGATCTGGAACAGAGAATACATGAGGCTATTCAATCACTTCCAGAAAAATGCCGGGAGATTTTTATACTAAGTCGGGTGGAAGGATTGAAATATTCTGAAATAGCGGAGAAACTTCATTTGTCTATCAGTACTGTGGATAACCAGATTGGTATTGCATTAAAAAAACTACGCGTACAATTAAAAGATTTTTTACCACTGTTAATGTTCTTATTGTAA